A window of Clostridium botulinum BKT015925 contains these coding sequences:
- a CDS encoding segregation/condensation protein A: MSLNIKIENFEGPFDLLLHLIKKNEMDIYNIRIYEITTQYLKYLNSMKELDLEVTSEFIVIAATLLEIKSKMLLPKQETEENEDDDEDPRKELINKLLEYKKFKQIANFLKQREENMGFMYSKKPEIIEDIPKDNNNDILKGLTILKLFNVYNNLINTYKNKMNTENVIQREIPLDKFKIEDKMIKISESLSNGETIKFSKLMVNCETKIEAIVTFLALLELIKLRLVAVAQEGNFGEIYLEGIKQNEEE; this comes from the coding sequence ATGTCATTAAATATAAAGATTGAAAACTTTGAAGGACCATTTGACTTATTATTGCATTTAATAAAGAAAAATGAGATGGATATATATAATATTAGAATATATGAAATAACTACTCAATATTTAAAATATCTTAATAGCATGAAAGAACTTGATCTTGAAGTTACATCTGAATTTATAGTTATAGCTGCAACACTTTTAGAGATAAAATCTAAGATGCTTCTTCCAAAGCAAGAAACAGAAGAAAATGAAGATGATGATGAAGATCCTAGAAAAGAACTTATAAATAAACTTTTAGAATATAAAAAATTTAAACAAATAGCTAATTTTCTTAAACAAAGAGAAGAAAATATGGGATTTATGTATTCAAAAAAACCTGAAATAATAGAAGATATACCTAAGGATAATAATAATGATATATTAAAAGGTCTTACAATATTAAAGCTATTTAACGTATATAATAATTTAATTAATACATATAAAAATAAAATGAATACGGAAAATGTTATTCAAAGAGAAATACCTTTAGATAAATTTAAAATTGAGGATAAAATGATAAAAATTAGTGAGAGTTTATCTAATGGTGAAACCATTAAATTTTCAAAATTAATGGTTAATTGTGAAACAAAGATAGAAGCTATAGTAACTTTTTTAGCTTTATTAGAATTAATAAAATTACGGCTAGTTGCAGTAGCACAAGAAGGGAATTTTGGAGAAATATATTTGGAAGGGATAAAGCAAAATGAAGAAGAATAA
- the scpB gene encoding SMC-Scp complex subunit ScpB — protein MKKNNINQMEINEISMKERHYSIIESLLFASGNPLDIKEIAHIIECTTEYTYNLLEKMKQNYSENSRGISLINMNEEYSLVTKPENSSYLQKLLKTNNRQALSRAALEALAIIVYKQPITRIEIDEIRGVKSDKAIQTLMEKEIIKEAGRKKVPGRPIMYATTGEFLKYFGLEDLNQMPTLSEFIEKDEEE, from the coding sequence ATGAAGAAGAATAACATAAATCAAATGGAAATAAACGAGATATCTATGAAAGAAAGACATTATAGTATTATAGAATCTTTGTTATTTGCTAGTGGAAATCCACTTGATATTAAAGAAATAGCACATATAATAGAATGTACAACAGAATATACATATAATTTGTTAGAAAAAATGAAACAAAACTATAGTGAAAATAGTAGAGGTATATCATTAATAAACATGAATGAAGAGTACAGCTTAGTAACTAAGCCAGAAAATAGTTCTTATCTTCAAAAATTATTAAAAACAAATAATAGACAAGCATTATCAAGAGCAGCATTAGAAGCATTAGCTATTATAGTATATAAACAACCTATAACTAGAATAGAAATCGATGAAATTAGAGGGGTTAAAAGTGATAAAGCTATTCAGACTTTAATGGAAAAAGAAATTATAAAAGAAGCTGGAAGAAAAAAAGTACCTGGTAGACCTATAATGTATGCTACGACAGGAGAATTTTTAAAGTACTTTGGCTTAGAAGATTTAAATCAAATGCCTACATTAAGTGAATTCATAGAAAAAGATGAAGAAGAATAA
- the ytfJ gene encoding GerW family sporulation protein: MESHPIESLMRNTLENLKDMIDVNTVVGDAIKTIDGTVIVPISKVAFGFASGGSEFYNKHSKEEVEKYPFGGGSGSGVSVKPIAFLVIKDNLVRLLPIEQSNISILDKLLDQIPQFADILKNSKKDEEE, encoded by the coding sequence TTGGAATCACATCCTATAGAAAGTTTAATGAGAAATACTCTTGAAAATTTAAAAGATATGATAGATGTAAATACAGTAGTCGGAGATGCAATAAAAACCATAGATGGTACAGTTATAGTTCCTATTTCTAAAGTAGCTTTTGGATTTGCATCTGGTGGAAGCGAATTTTATAATAAACATTCAAAAGAAGAAGTTGAAAAATATCCTTTTGGTGGAGGCTCAGGATCAGGTGTTTCAGTAAAACCCATTGCTTTTTTAGTAATAAAAGATAATCTTGTAAGATTATTACCTATAGAACAAAGTAATATATCTATATTAGATAAACTTTTAGATCAAATACCTCAATTTGCTGATATATTAAAAAATTCTAAAAAAGATGAAGAAGAATAA
- a CDS encoding DUF2953 domain-containing protein: MIWISAILVLFIVPLPLLVKVIYENNKLYVYIYNVKIYPSSKVIKSMPEPKPDGILPKLVYINTFKTIYQRCRHYIYNSLLSFNINITYGFEDAAITGIFFGILQSTISGLNYLLESIFSLKHFNSNINPIFNNSIFKIKIKSIIFINLGKIIYMSILVFRAFKQAAKYHLKPKEVS, translated from the coding sequence ATGATTTGGATTAGTGCTATATTGGTGCTTTTTATTGTTCCTTTGCCTTTATTAGTAAAAGTTATTTATGAAAACAACAAACTATATGTATATATTTATAATGTAAAAATATATCCATCAAGCAAAGTCATTAAATCAATGCCAGAACCTAAACCTGATGGTATTTTACCAAAACTTGTATATATTAATACTTTTAAAACCATATATCAAAGATGTAGACACTATATATATAATTCCCTTTTAAGCTTTAATATAAACATTACATATGGATTCGAAGATGCAGCTATAACTGGTATATTTTTTGGAATATTACAAAGTACTATTTCTGGTCTTAATTATCTGCTAGAATCTATTTTTAGTTTAAAACATTTTAATTCAAACATAAATCCTATATTTAATAATTCTATATTTAAAATTAAAATTAAAAGTATAATTTTTATAAATTTAGGTAAGATTATCTATATGAGTATATTAGTTTTTAGGGCCTTTAAACAAGCTGCTAAATATCACTTGAAACCTAAGGAGGTAAGTTAA
- a CDS encoding D-alanyl-D-alanine carboxypeptidase family protein: MKKRRIVSIVLNICLLFNTAFVYNVQATTMPKNKSIYIDARSAIAIDSKTKCVLYEKNAEMLLPIASTTKIMTTLVALKYGNLDDKFQVSAKAASIRGSQVGYKKGESVALKELLYGLMLRSGNDAAITIAEGLSGSVEKFCELMNEYAVEIGALNSHFESPHGLDSQNHYSTAYDLARITAKAKENELFNKIVGVKDVEAKEYGFTRSYHNINKILYQIPNANGVKTGYTGGAGKCLVTSVKDHDDDIIIVVLNCTPRWKETGKIYKFVKENYDFKKIASKNQVVDNIVYKDNKKINLISDKDIVVPVGKQEHCEFKVVKPKNIPSNVYKGMDLGKIDIYKDNKLVASETLKSENNANTKKIKGFIENIKELFSIK, translated from the coding sequence ATGAAAAAAAGAAGAATAGTTTCTATAGTTTTAAATATATGTTTATTATTTAATACAGCATTTGTTTACAATGTACAGGCAACCACAATGCCTAAAAATAAATCAATCTATATAGATGCAAGAAGTGCTATTGCAATAGATAGTAAAACTAAATGTGTTTTATATGAAAAAAATGCAGAAATGCTTTTACCTATAGCAAGTACAACTAAAATAATGACAACTTTAGTTGCTTTAAAGTATGGTAATTTAGATGATAAATTTCAAGTATCAGCAAAAGCTGCAAGTATACGTGGTTCACAAGTAGGATATAAAAAAGGAGAAAGTGTAGCACTTAAAGAATTACTTTATGGTCTTATGTTAAGATCAGGTAATGATGCAGCTATAACTATTGCAGAAGGTTTAAGTGGAAGTGTAGAAAAGTTTTGTGAGCTTATGAACGAGTATGCAGTAGAAATAGGAGCTTTAAATTCTCATTTTGAATCTCCACATGGATTAGATAGCCAAAATCATTATTCAACAGCATATGATTTAGCAAGAATTACGGCAAAGGCAAAAGAAAATGAATTGTTTAATAAAATTGTAGGAGTTAAAGATGTAGAAGCTAAAGAATATGGTTTTACAAGAAGCTATCATAATATTAATAAGATTTTATATCAAATTCCAAATGCAAATGGAGTTAAAACAGGTTATACAGGTGGAGCTGGTAAGTGCTTAGTAACATCAGTAAAGGATCATGATGATGATATAATCATAGTTGTTTTAAATTGTACTCCTAGATGGAAAGAAACAGGTAAAATATATAAGTTTGTTAAAGAAAATTATGACTTTAAAAAAATTGCTTCTAAGAATCAAGTAGTAGATAATATAGTATATAAAGATAATAAAAAAATAAATTTAATTTCTGATAAAGATATAGTAGTTCCAGTAGGGAAACAAGAACATTGTGAGTTTAAGGTAGTTAAGCCAAAGAATATTCCATCAAATGTCTATAAAGGTATGGATTTAGGCAAAATTGATATATATAAAGATAATAAACTAGTTGCAAGCGAAACTTTAAAAAGTGAAAATAATGCTAATACTAAAAAAATCAAAGGTTTTATAGAAAATATAAAGGAATTATTTTCAATAAAATAA
- a CDS encoding ROK family protein, with translation MRIGIDLGGTNIAAGLVDNNGVLVNKASIKTNLNDNGKFIIDDMVSLVNKLLDENNLDINDLNSIGIGVPGTVRYEKGIVAECVNLGWKEVPLAENINSKIKAIFNTEKDVKILIENDANAAALGEHLVGSMQDCNSALLITLGTGVGGGLVLNGKVHRGKDGAALEIGHMIIGENFYNCSCGNNGCFETFASATAIIKYAQELIKDGEKSIINDKVNGDLDKIDAKIVFDSAREGDKVGNLTLDRFIKYLATGINNLINVLDLDVIAIGGGVVAGSDLFMDKLIQYIKDHKLFKALDLCKIEKAQLGNDAGIIGAAMLDRI, from the coding sequence ATGAGAATAGGCATTGATTTGGGTGGAACCAATATAGCTGCAGGATTAGTAGATAATAATGGGGTTTTAGTTAACAAAGCTAGTATAAAAACTAATCTAAATGACAATGGTAAATTTATAATAGATGATATGGTATCTTTAGTAAACAAATTATTAGATGAAAATAATTTAGATATAAATGATTTAAATTCGATAGGAATTGGAGTACCTGGAACTGTAAGATATGAAAAAGGAATAGTTGCTGAATGTGTAAATCTTGGATGGAAAGAAGTTCCTTTAGCTGAAAATATTAATTCTAAAATTAAAGCAATATTCAATACTGAAAAAGATGTTAAAATACTAATTGAAAACGATGCTAATGCTGCTGCACTAGGAGAACATTTAGTTGGAAGCATGCAAGATTGTAATAGTGCCCTTTTAATAACACTAGGAACTGGTGTTGGTGGTGGTTTGGTTTTAAATGGCAAAGTACATAGGGGAAAAGATGGAGCTGCATTAGAAATAGGACATATGATTATCGGAGAAAATTTCTATAATTGTTCTTGTGGTAATAATGGATGCTTTGAAACTTTTGCTTCAGCTACAGCTATAATAAAATATGCTCAAGAATTAATTAAAGATGGTGAAAAAAGTATAATAAATGATAAAGTTAACGGCGATTTAGATAAAATTGATGCAAAGATAGTATTTGATTCCGCAAGAGAAGGCGACAAGGTTGGAAACCTTACTCTAGATAGATTTATAAAATATCTAGCAACTGGTATCAATAACTTAATAAATGTATTAGATTTAGATGTTATTGCAATTGGTGGGGGAGTAGTAGCTGGTTCAGATTTATTTATGGACAAACTAATACAATATATAAAAGACCATAAGCTATTTAAAGCACTAGACCTTTGCAAAATAGAAAAAGCACAACTAGGAAATGATGCTGGTATTATCGGTGCAGCTATGTTAGATAGAATTTAA
- a CDS encoding recombinase family protein: MKTIVIYARKSLFTGKGDSIGAQIDTCKRFIDYKFAHEEYKLKIFTDEGWSGKTTDRPEFNKMLKLIKQKNIEYIISYKLDRLGRTARDLHNFLYDIDRLNIIYLSATEPYDTTTSAGRFMISILAAMAQMERERLAERVKGGMMQLAKKGRWLGGQTPLGFDSIKEVYIDNAGKERQLMKLTANKEEIKIVKLLYDKYLELTSMSQVKKWCIENSIKGKNGGEISTNTLKQILSSPIYVKSSSKVVDYLENQGINVFGEPNGNGMLTFNKTKEIRLPRDKSEWISAVSKHKGIIDDIKWLQVQSQLELQSEKQIKSSGRKGTSDSALLSGIIKCAKCGSNMVLKTGHKSKKNPNITYSYYICNAKIDSYGHKCSNKNIRTDEADLAVISQMKLYNKNLLVKNLLVASKEINKDTELDKITILKDNIAEKEKGIANLIKKLSLTDDETISTAILNEVSILNMEIKELKTSLNASEIKNNEATTIKVNIDSYIQSLKNFNENIDIASITDKKSLLASVLESVVWDGESCELKINLINSAK, translated from the coding sequence ATGAAAACAATAGTCATATATGCTAGAAAATCACTTTTTACAGGTAAGGGAGATTCTATAGGTGCTCAAATAGATACGTGTAAAAGATTTATAGATTACAAGTTTGCTCACGAAGAGTATAAACTTAAAATATTTACTGATGAGGGTTGGAGCGGTAAAACAACAGATAGACCTGAGTTCAATAAGATGTTAAAACTTATAAAGCAAAAAAATATAGAATATATAATATCTTATAAATTAGATCGTTTAGGAAGGACAGCAAGAGATCTACATAACTTTCTTTATGATATAGATAGATTGAATATAATTTATCTTAGTGCTACTGAACCTTATGATACAACAACAAGTGCCGGACGATTTATGATTTCTATTCTTGCTGCTATGGCACAAATGGAAAGGGAAAGACTTGCTGAACGTGTTAAAGGTGGAATGATGCAACTAGCTAAAAAAGGTCGTTGGCTTGGTGGTCAAACTCCTCTTGGTTTTGATTCTATAAAAGAAGTTTATATAGATAATGCAGGAAAAGAAAGACAACTGATGAAGCTCACTGCTAATAAAGAAGAAATAAAGATAGTAAAACTTTTATATGACAAGTATCTTGAACTAACTAGTATGAGTCAAGTTAAAAAGTGGTGTATTGAAAATAGTATTAAAGGTAAAAATGGTGGAGAAATCTCAACAAATACTTTAAAACAAATATTAAGTTCTCCTATTTATGTTAAAAGTTCTTCTAAAGTTGTAGACTACTTAGAAAATCAAGGTATAAATGTATTTGGAGAACCTAATGGCAATGGTATGCTTACTTTTAATAAAACTAAAGAGATAAGACTTCCTCGTGATAAATCAGAATGGATTTCAGCTGTTAGCAAACATAAAGGTATTATAGATGATATAAAATGGCTACAAGTTCAAAGTCAATTAGAACTTCAATCAGAAAAACAAATCAAAAGTTCTGGTAGAAAAGGAACTTCAGATAGTGCCCTACTATCAGGAATTATTAAGTGTGCTAAGTGTGGCAGTAATATGGTTCTTAAAACAGGTCATAAAAGTAAAAAAAATCCTAATATTACTTATAGCTATTATATATGTAATGCTAAAATAGATAGCTATGGACATAAATGTAGTAATAAAAATATAAGAACAGATGAGGCTGATCTAGCCGTTATAAGTCAAATGAAATTATATAATAAGAATTTATTAGTTAAGAACTTACTAGTTGCATCAAAAGAAATAAATAAAGATACTGAATTAGATAAAATAACTATATTAAAGGATAACATAGCTGAAAAAGAAAAAGGTATAGCTAATCTTATAAAGAAACTTTCTTTAACGGATGATGAAACTATATCTACTGCAATACTTAATGAAGTATCTATTTTAAATATGGAAATTAAAGAATTGAAAACATCTCTAAATGCAAGTGAAATTAAAAATAATGAAGCAACTACAATTAAAGTTAATATTGATTCATACATTCAGTCTTTGAAAAATTTCAATGAAAATATAGATATAGCTAGTATAACTGATAAAAAATCATTACTAGCTTCTGTTTTAGAAAGTGTAGTGTGGGATGGTGAGTCTTGTGAACTTAAAATAAATCTAATTAATTCTGCAAAATAG
- a CDS encoding DUF998 domain-containing protein — MMVFILIVMIIDLLIPFLIAIPYKGYSHSKMVMSILGCKASPLGEIYNIWLILSGCVVTLLGYSIFCAYNKIYYILSLMIFIFLALYGIGDEIISSFFPLNEKKEDITFSSQIHCIGSGIGFTSMQFAPLLLAILQFKTNKLILSICSGTFFILSFILFIFFIIAGNPQFKNTVFALKGLWQRVLCTLMYSPFLIWIIVSL; from the coding sequence ATGATGGTTTTTATATTGATTGTAATGATTATTGATTTACTAATCCCATTTTTAATAGCTATTCCTTATAAGGGATATAGTCATAGTAAAATGGTTATGAGTATTTTAGGATGTAAAGCAAGTCCTCTAGGAGAAATATATAATATTTGGCTTATATTATCAGGTTGTGTAGTAACATTATTGGGATATAGCATTTTTTGTGCTTACAATAAAATCTATTATATTTTATCACTTATGATTTTTATATTTCTTGCTCTTTATGGTATTGGAGATGAGATTATATCCTCTTTTTTCCCTTTAAATGAGAAAAAAGAGGATATAACTTTTTCATCACAAATTCATTGTATAGGTTCTGGTATTGGATTTACATCAATGCAATTTGCACCTCTACTTCTTGCTATTTTGCAGTTTAAAACTAATAAACTAATTTTGAGCATTTGTAGTGGTACCTTTTTTATATTAAGTTTTATACTTTTTATATTTTTTATTATTGCTGGAAATCCACAGTTTAAAAATACAGTATTTGCATTGAAAGGTCTATGGCAAAGAGTTTTGTGCACACTTATGTACTCTCCATTTTTAATTTGGATTATTGTGAGTTTATAA
- a CDS encoding Cof-type HAD-IIB family hydrolase, producing MYKLVAIDMDGTLLNSKKQVSKENITTINEAIKKGIKIVICTGRPYSGIKPYTEIMGLDTEKEYIISQNGSYVVNGTETEVVSAKYLKSKEVNDILYFLEQLDIGKILVTPEDYLAYNCKINEEMKYDASLVFKEIKKFDEDNERLDNLDVLKVMIMDKVEKIEHLSNRIPKVIIDNFYVVRSTPYLIEIMAKNTDKGYGLSQLAKHLNINHDEIIAIGDELNDVGMFNIAGLKVAMQNANNIIKEKANFITLSNDDHGVSYAIKHFILK from the coding sequence GTGTATAAATTAGTAGCAATTGACATGGATGGAACGTTATTGAATAGCAAAAAACAGGTATCTAAAGAGAATATTACTACAATAAATGAGGCTATAAAGAAGGGGATAAAAATTGTTATATGCACTGGAAGACCTTATAGTGGTATAAAACCTTATACTGAAATTATGGGATTAGACACAGAGAAAGAATATATTATTTCTCAAAATGGTAGTTATGTAGTAAATGGTACTGAGACAGAGGTAGTTTCAGCAAAATATCTTAAATCTAAAGAAGTAAATGACATTTTATATTTTTTAGAACAACTTGATATAGGAAAAATATTAGTGACCCCTGAAGATTATTTAGCATATAATTGTAAAATAAATGAGGAAATGAAATACGATGCTAGTTTAGTTTTTAAAGAAATTAAGAAATTTGATGAGGATAATGAAAGACTAGATAATTTAGATGTTTTAAAAGTTATGATTATGGACAAGGTTGAAAAAATAGAACATTTATCTAATAGAATTCCTAAAGTTATTATTGATAATTTTTATGTAGTAAGAAGCACACCTTATTTAATTGAGATTATGGCTAAGAATACAGACAAAGGATATGGTTTATCTCAATTAGCAAAACATTTAAATATTAATCATGATGAAATTATAGCTATTGGTGACGAACTAAATGATGTAGGAATGTTTAATATAGCAGGATTAAAGGTAGCAATGCAAAATGCTAATAATATTATAAAAGAAAAAGCAAATTTTATTACTTTATCAAATGATGATCATGGAGTTAGTTATGCAATAAAACATTTTATACTAAAATAA
- a CDS encoding zinc ribbon domain-containing protein, translating into MDKKQYVCIKCGCEKYESGELKEDTNNFSKIFDQDKRFITISCAQCGYTELYKDKSQNGFNIFDFLISK; encoded by the coding sequence ATGGACAAAAAACAATATGTATGTATAAAATGCGGATGTGAAAAATATGAAAGTGGTGAGTTAAAAGAAGACACAAATAACTTTTCAAAGATATTTGATCAAGATAAAAGATTTATTACAATTAGTTGTGCTCAATGTGGTTATACAGAATTATATAAAGATAAATCCCAAAATGGTTTCAACATATTTGATTTTTTAATATCAAAATAA
- a CDS encoding sulfide/dihydroorotate dehydrogenase-like FAD/NAD-binding protein: MLCSELCSKTFCDCINWKGTCIYQEFIWNDKKAKEGRKTYTCKVIDKKRVEDKLIIFKIKLPYGLAESLVHPGSFVFLRHPSSENFYNTPISIMDVNTEINNICVAVDIKGTKTKKIEDIQIGEDILVKGPFWNGVLGLKHILNAKNGNSIVISRGIGMAPMMPVVKKLCANGNKVTIILDSGNYKDIFVKELLELYDVEIIQCSTLIEGEITEELKKLISKLIRENDINLIHCSGADILIYRILQYIGEDVMYSCSNNAKMCCGEGACGACILSYKGDKIRRMCKLQVDPKYVFERRRLI, from the coding sequence ATTTTATGTTCGGAGCTTTGTAGCAAAACATTTTGTGACTGTATTAATTGGAAAGGTACTTGTATCTATCAAGAATTTATATGGAATGACAAAAAGGCAAAGGAAGGAAGAAAAACTTATACTTGTAAAGTAATTGATAAAAAAAGGGTAGAAGACAAATTAATAATATTTAAAATAAAATTACCCTATGGATTAGCAGAAAGCTTAGTTCATCCAGGTAGTTTTGTATTTTTAAGACATCCTTCAAGTGAAAACTTCTACAATACACCAATTTCTATAATGGATGTGAATACAGAAATAAATAATATATGTGTAGCAGTAGATATAAAAGGCACAAAAACTAAAAAGATAGAAGATATACAAATTGGTGAGGATATTTTAGTAAAAGGTCCTTTTTGGAATGGAGTTTTAGGATTAAAACATATTTTAAATGCTAAAAACGGTAATTCTATAGTTATATCTAGAGGTATAGGAATGGCTCCAATGATGCCTGTAGTTAAAAAACTTTGTGCTAATGGAAACAAGGTTACCATTATACTTGATAGCGGTAATTACAAAGATATTTTTGTAAAAGAATTGTTAGAATTATATGATGTAGAAATAATTCAATGTTCAACACTTATAGAAGGAGAGATAACAGAAGAGTTAAAAAAATTAATATCAAAACTTATAAGAGAAAATGATATAAATTTAATTCACTGTTCAGGAGCAGATATACTTATTTATAGGATATTACAATATATAGGAGAAGATGTGATGTATTCTTGTTCCAATAATGCTAAAATGTGTTGTGGAGAAGGAGCATGTGGTGCATGCATATTAAGTTATAAAGGCGATAAAATTAGAAGAATGTGTAAGTTACAGGTTGACCCTAAATATGTTTTTGAAAGGAGAAGACTAATATGA
- a CDS encoding recombinase family protein codes for MKAAIYSRKSVFTGKGESIENQVQMCKNYAKKNLNINEFIIYEDEGFSGGNINRPKFKELLLDVKKNKFNVLICYRLDRISRNVADFSSTLELLQTNNISFVSIKEQFDTSTPMGKAMVYIASVFAQLERETIAERIRDNMLELAKTGRWLGGQTPLGFKSKKITCFDNELKERSFNKLSPINNELNLVKLIYNKYLETYSIHKTLKHLLSNNIKGKNGGEFASMSINDILRNPVYVQSNELVVNYLKSKGIQVCGIPNGNGILTYNKKNSKYKAKNIDNWIAAVSNHMGIISPDSWLQVQNSLDNNSRKSNPRKGTSKRALLSGILKCAMCGSPMRVCYGKPRKDGSKNYYYTCTMKAQSGKIRCNNPNVRGDYLENEVISHLKELNTDLIIEELSKYKKEIASIKNISIVKNLHDEIEGKKTQLENLINQLSKIKEPMASDFIAKKINQLGNDIKNLQLKFKYINEEKKLSCSNTLNIDMILEFFKDFKTFFDNIENLKNHEFVIQRKRYLIETIVDSIFFDGTTNEITITLWGSKNLK; via the coding sequence TTGAAAGCTGCAATATACAGTAGAAAATCAGTCTTTACTGGTAAAGGTGAATCTATAGAAAATCAAGTTCAAATGTGCAAAAACTATGCTAAAAAAAACTTAAACATAAATGAATTTATTATATATGAAGATGAAGGATTTTCTGGTGGTAATATAAATAGACCTAAATTTAAAGAATTACTTTTAGATGTAAAAAAGAATAAATTCAATGTGCTTATTTGTTATAGATTAGACCGTATAAGTAGAAATGTAGCTGACTTTTCATCCACTCTTGAATTATTGCAAACCAATAATATAAGTTTTGTTTCTATAAAAGAACAATTTGATACTTCAACTCCTATGGGAAAAGCTATGGTGTATATAGCTTCTGTATTTGCTCAATTAGAACGTGAAACTATTGCCGAACGTATAAGAGATAATATGCTTGAACTTGCTAAAACAGGTAGGTGGCTTGGAGGGCAAACCCCTTTAGGGTTTAAGAGTAAAAAAATCACTTGTTTTGATAATGAACTAAAAGAAAGATCTTTTAATAAGCTCTCACCTATAAACAACGAATTAAACTTAGTAAAATTAATATATAATAAATATTTAGAAACTTACTCTATCCATAAAACCTTAAAGCATTTATTATCCAATAATATAAAAGGTAAAAATGGAGGAGAATTTGCATCTATGAGTATAAATGATATTCTCAGAAATCCAGTATATGTTCAATCTAATGAGTTAGTAGTTAATTATTTAAAATCAAAGGGAATACAGGTTTGTGGCATACCAAACGGCAATGGTATATTGACTTATAACAAAAAAAATTCTAAGTATAAGGCTAAAAATATAGATAACTGGATAGCAGCAGTTAGTAACCACATGGGAATAATTTCACCTGATAGTTGGTTACAAGTACAAAACTCATTAGATAATAATTCTAGAAAATCTAATCCCAGAAAAGGTACATCTAAAAGAGCACTTTTAAGTGGAATTCTTAAATGTGCAATGTGTGGATCTCCTATGAGAGTATGTTATGGTAAACCTCGTAAGGATGGAAGTAAAAACTATTATTATACTTGTACCATGAAAGCTCAGAGTGGCAAAATTAGATGTAATAACCCTAATGTTCGAGGCGATTATTTAGAAAATGAAGTTATATCACATTTAAAAGAGTTAAATACTGATCTTATTATAGAAGAACTGAGTAAATACAAAAAAGAAATAGCTTCAATTAAAAACATTTCTATAGTAAAAAATCTTCATGATGAAATTGAAGGTAAAAAAACTCAGTTAGAAAACTTAATAAATCAGCTTTCAAAAATTAAAGAACCCATGGCTTCAGATTTTATAGCTAAAAAAATTAATCAACTTGGAAATGATATTAAGAATCTTCAATTAAAATTTAAATATATAAATGAGGAGAAGAAATTAAGTTGTTCGAATACTCTAAATATAGATATGATACTTGAATTTTTTAAAGACTTTAAAACTTTCTTTGATAACATAGAAAACTTAAAAAACCATGAATTTGTTATTCAAAGAAAAAGATATTTAATAGAAACTATAGTAGACAGTATTTTCTTTGATGGTACTACTAATGAAATAACTATAACATTATGGGGATCTAAAAATTTAAAATAA